A stretch of the uncultured Cohaesibacter sp. genome encodes the following:
- a CDS encoding HTH domain-containing protein, with amino-acid sequence MRASRLLNILTTLQASGHATATKLADENEVSLRTIYRDIDALSAAGIPVYSERGPEGGYKLLDGYRVRLNGMSSEEPRRWSFQACPGQLPFSVLNPFWLPLKASSW; translated from the coding sequence ATGCGTGCCAGCCGTCTCTTGAATATCCTGACCACTTTGCAGGCCTCAGGCCATGCTACGGCGACAAAACTGGCCGATGAAAATGAGGTATCGCTGAGAACCATCTACCGTGACATCGATGCGCTTTCAGCTGCGGGAATTCCGGTCTATAGCGAGCGCGGTCCAGAGGGTGGTTACAAATTGCTCGATGGCTATCGCGTTCGCCTCAATGGGATGTCTTCAGAAGAGCCGAGGCGCTGGTCTTTTCAGGCATGTCCGGGCCAGCTGCCATTCTCGGTCTTGAATCCATTTTGGCTGCCGCTCAAAGCAAGCTCATGGTAG
- a CDS encoding glutathione S-transferase family protein, with amino-acid sequence MTDQRHLTLYHCPQTRSSTTRVILDELGASYEMQVLNKKAGETRQPDYLKINPLGKVPAIKHGETIVTEQIAIAIYLGDCFPQAGLAPSISDPDRGAYLRWMVFYAACFEPAVVDKAQSKDPGPESMSVYGTYEKTLGVLETALSNGPYLLGDRFSLADIQWASALHWTMMFGAVPERAVFADYRDRIIARPSFQHVFKDDQSLAEAQQG; translated from the coding sequence ATGACTGATCAAAGACACCTGACCCTTTACCATTGTCCGCAGACGCGCTCGAGCACCACACGCGTCATTCTGGATGAACTCGGTGCGTCCTATGAGATGCAAGTGCTGAACAAGAAAGCAGGAGAGACCCGGCAGCCGGACTATTTGAAGATCAACCCGCTTGGTAAGGTGCCAGCCATCAAGCATGGTGAGACCATTGTTACCGAGCAAATCGCAATCGCCATCTATCTGGGCGATTGTTTCCCTCAAGCAGGCCTCGCTCCGAGCATTTCTGATCCCGACCGGGGTGCTTATCTGCGCTGGATGGTCTTTTATGCGGCCTGTTTTGAGCCAGCTGTTGTCGATAAAGCGCAATCAAAGGATCCCGGACCGGAATCCATGTCAGTCTACGGCACTTATGAGAAGACGCTTGGTGTTTTGGAAACGGCCCTGTCGAACGGCCCTTACCTTTTGGGTGACCGCTTCAGCCTTGCAGACATTCAATGGGCGTCGGCTCTTCATTGGACGATGATGTTCGGTGCCGTGCCAGAAAGGGCCGTGTTTGCGGACTATCGAGACCGCATCATCGCTCGCCCAAGCTTTCAGCATGTCTTCAAGGATGATCAAAGTCTGGCCGAGGCCCAACAGGGGTAA
- a CDS encoding GntR family transcriptional regulator: MGKRYLDVAAQITKELKSGLFKVGDALPSEAALSDRFKASRSTVRAAMAELQRLGMIERKQGAPTRVLSNEPPTTYVHSMSVTGDLMQFAGPSWREVQQIEPLVADDQLAERLGDRPGRRWILIRQTRHIEGQEVPVGWTDIYLSEEYGQIAEQIKDFPGLIYVLLEKETSVIIHKIEQTIRAVPVPDDIAPALDVTAGDHALELRRQYRDANNSSQIITLSILPAKNYSYEITLRRQA, from the coding sequence ATGGGCAAACGCTATCTAGATGTCGCCGCGCAGATCACGAAAGAGCTGAAATCAGGGCTTTTCAAGGTTGGCGATGCGTTGCCAAGTGAGGCAGCCTTGAGTGACCGCTTCAAGGCCAGCCGCTCAACGGTAAGAGCTGCAATGGCAGAGCTTCAGCGCCTCGGCATGATAGAGAGAAAACAGGGAGCGCCAACACGCGTTCTGTCCAACGAGCCACCGACCACCTATGTCCACTCCATGTCGGTGACGGGCGATCTGATGCAATTTGCCGGACCATCCTGGCGCGAAGTTCAGCAGATTGAGCCGCTGGTTGCAGACGATCAACTGGCAGAACGTCTCGGCGATCGGCCGGGTCGACGCTGGATTCTTATCCGCCAAACAAGGCATATTGAGGGGCAAGAGGTGCCTGTTGGCTGGACCGACATCTATCTCAGTGAAGAATATGGGCAAATAGCCGAGCAGATAAAAGACTTTCCCGGCCTCATCTATGTACTGCTGGAAAAAGAGACCAGCGTCATAATTCATAAAATAGAACAAACGATTAGAGCGGTGCCGGTCCCCGACGACATCGCGCCTGCCCTGGACGTGACCGCTGGCGATCACGCTTTGGAGCTTCGCCGCCAATATCGTGATGCGAACAACAGCAGCCAGATCATAACGCTCAGTATTTTGCCTGCGAAAAATTACAGCTACGAGATTACCCTGCGGCGTCAGGCCTGA
- a CDS encoding TRAP transporter fused permease subunit, translated as MAAETLEGVGKAADVDKAQELDSEGQDRSLSKTLTIILMVLSALYALFHLAVLNFWAIDEWVYRVIHVNMGAVLAFIGIKVWAGEKGRSVSLIDWALIAGAVGCTAYVAINLEQLIMRTGVITTTGDFVCGIVGSLVVLEFARRVAGIILPAIALCFVAYVFVGPWLPGILHHSGFDAANFASYIYSQDAIFGMTVAASSRYIILFVAFAVFLQASGAGDYFMRLAMALFGSARGGPGKVSVFSGLLFGTVSGSAVANVVASGTFTIPLMRRVGYPKESAGAIEAASSSGGQLAPPVMGAGAFIMAEITGIPYSEIVVAAAFPCLLFYLAIYLTVDLQARRLGLNGVPREELPKFRDLARDAFMLLPLIVLLYLLLSGFSIIAAGTWGLASALLVLLCRELNFPSVILALPLLLFIILPLTGIQVNYAGAIAFISSIVLMSGLAVVKGKAAKVPTVLRVMMRVIWTGLADSSRKSLQLISVMACAGIVVGVLGLTGLGGRFSSVLLSAAGENEAIAFLLAMMISIILGMGMPTTAAYAIAAAVVAPALMQMGISALAAHMFVFYCAVISAITPPVAIAAFAGAAIAGGKPWPTSIRAMRFGIAAFVLPFMFYTSPEILLQGSWTETLFVFGTAVVAVYLIAVAGEGQLFGNCSVAERVVAAAAALLLLWSSSSTDAIGAALAVGLVLWARRRSTRQPEFAA; from the coding sequence ATGGCTGCCGAGACACTTGAGGGTGTGGGTAAAGCTGCTGACGTTGACAAAGCGCAGGAGTTGGACAGTGAGGGGCAAGACAGAAGCCTTTCCAAAACGCTGACCATCATTCTGATGGTTCTCTCGGCGCTTTATGCGCTTTTTCATCTCGCCGTTCTCAATTTTTGGGCGATCGATGAATGGGTTTATCGTGTCATTCACGTCAATATGGGCGCAGTGCTCGCGTTCATCGGTATCAAGGTTTGGGCGGGTGAGAAGGGGCGCAGCGTTAGCCTTATCGATTGGGCGCTGATTGCAGGCGCTGTGGGGTGTACGGCCTATGTCGCGATCAATCTTGAACAATTGATCATGCGAACGGGCGTGATCACCACCACTGGTGACTTTGTCTGCGGGATTGTTGGAAGTCTGGTGGTGCTGGAATTTGCCCGTCGTGTTGCCGGGATCATTCTGCCAGCTATTGCCTTATGCTTCGTCGCCTATGTTTTCGTAGGGCCATGGTTGCCGGGAATCCTGCATCATTCTGGCTTTGATGCGGCCAATTTCGCCTCCTATATCTATAGTCAGGATGCCATTTTTGGCATGACGGTGGCTGCGTCTTCGCGCTACATTATCCTGTTCGTTGCCTTTGCCGTTTTCTTGCAGGCATCGGGTGCGGGGGACTATTTCATGCGCCTTGCGATGGCGCTTTTCGGGTCTGCTCGAGGCGGGCCAGGCAAGGTGTCGGTTTTCTCCGGTTTGCTGTTTGGCACCGTATCGGGATCAGCTGTCGCCAATGTCGTTGCGTCGGGTACCTTTACCATTCCGCTCATGCGCCGGGTTGGGTATCCCAAGGAAAGTGCCGGGGCGATTGAAGCTGCGTCGTCTTCTGGTGGGCAGCTGGCGCCGCCCGTCATGGGGGCAGGGGCCTTCATCATGGCCGAGATCACCGGTATTCCCTATTCGGAAATTGTCGTTGCAGCTGCTTTTCCCTGTCTGCTCTTTTATCTGGCAATCTATCTCACGGTTGACCTGCAGGCCCGTCGGCTTGGGCTTAATGGGGTGCCGCGTGAAGAATTGCCCAAATTCCGCGACCTTGCACGCGATGCCTTCATGCTGCTGCCGCTGATCGTGCTGCTCTATTTGCTGCTGTCGGGTTTCTCGATCATCGCGGCTGGCACTTGGGGGCTTGCGTCTGCGCTGCTTGTGTTGCTTTGCCGAGAACTGAACTTCCCTTCGGTCATCCTGGCTTTGCCGCTGTTGCTGTTCATTATTCTGCCGCTGACCGGGATACAGGTAAATTATGCTGGTGCGATCGCGTTCATTTCAAGCATCGTGCTGATGTCCGGGCTGGCCGTGGTCAAGGGCAAGGCTGCCAAGGTGCCGACCGTTTTGCGTGTGATGATGCGTGTGATTTGGACCGGTTTGGCGGATTCTTCCCGCAAGTCCCTGCAGCTGATCAGCGTCATGGCCTGCGCGGGCATTGTCGTGGGTGTTCTTGGCTTGACCGGACTCGGTGGCCGTTTTTCATCCGTATTGCTTTCCGCTGCGGGTGAAAATGAAGCCATTGCCTTCCTGCTCGCCATGATGATTTCCATCATTCTGGGGATGGGGATGCCGACCACGGCGGCCTATGCCATCGCGGCGGCGGTTGTTGCGCCCGCGCTGATGCAAATGGGAATTTCTGCCCTTGCAGCCCATATGTTCGTTTTCTACTGCGCCGTTATCTCGGCGATCACGCCGCCGGTGGCCATTGCCGCTTTTGCCGGAGCGGCTATTGCAGGAGGCAAGCCATGGCCGACATCCATTCGAGCCATGCGCTTTGGTATCGCAGCGTTCGTTTTGCCCTTCATGTTCTACACCAGCCCGGAAATCCTGTTGCAAGGAAGCTGGACGGAAACTCTGTTTGTCTTCGGCACAGCCGTTGTTGCCGTTTACCTGATTGCGGTTGCAGGTGAGGGGCAGTTGTTTGGCAACTGTTCCGTGGCTGAGCGCGTTGTCGCGGCGGCGGCAGCCCTGTTGCTTTTGTGGTCGAGTTCCTCGACCGATGCCATTGGCGCCGCGCTTGCTGTGGGACTGGTCTTATGGGCACGCAGACGGTCAACCCGCCAACCTGAATTTGCAGCCTGA
- a CDS encoding TAXI family TRAP transporter solute-binding subunit encodes MSNLIKSFTAAALALCFSLPVAAQERPQSMTISTASPGGVYAIYGEGVAQIVTDKVGVATSTRQTQGPAQNLVLLKSGQVELGMTTSGPAYEAMNGTLELAPGVEYKDLRVLFAMYPTPFQMVALASNGTDSLQQLDGLRVGAGPRAGTGGTFWTRWLKSLDINAKLQYGGIGDQASQLADGRLDAIVTAGGIPHPALSELENTQPVTFFGMSEETRKGILEANPYAVNFTIPKGTYKTPTEDIQTLAMWNFIVADASMSDELAYEITKAVLENYDRMVATHSSAKQSLAENIAKDTFIPLHPGAARYYKEIGVAIPEAIAP; translated from the coding sequence ATGTCCAATCTAATCAAAAGCTTCACGGCGGCCGCGCTTGCGCTCTGCTTCAGTCTGCCTGTTGCCGCTCAGGAGCGTCCCCAGTCCATGACGATCTCAACCGCATCGCCCGGAGGCGTCTATGCCATCTATGGTGAGGGTGTTGCGCAGATCGTGACCGACAAGGTCGGTGTTGCCACATCAACAAGACAGACGCAGGGACCGGCACAGAATCTGGTCTTGTTGAAGAGCGGTCAGGTGGAGCTTGGCATGACCACATCCGGGCCGGCTTATGAGGCCATGAATGGGACGCTCGAATTGGCTCCGGGTGTTGAATATAAGGACCTTCGCGTTCTGTTTGCCATGTATCCAACTCCGTTTCAGATGGTTGCCCTTGCCAGCAATGGCACAGACTCTTTGCAGCAGCTCGATGGCCTGCGTGTTGGGGCTGGCCCACGGGCAGGAACCGGCGGCACCTTCTGGACGCGCTGGCTCAAATCGCTCGACATCAATGCCAAACTGCAATATGGCGGCATTGGCGATCAGGCCAGCCAGCTTGCCGATGGGCGCCTTGATGCAATCGTGACCGCAGGCGGCATTCCGCATCCGGCACTGTCCGAACTGGAAAACACGCAGCCGGTTACCTTCTTTGGAATGTCTGAAGAGACACGCAAGGGCATTCTGGAAGCCAACCCTTATGCGGTGAATTTCACGATTCCGAAGGGCACCTACAAGACCCCGACCGAAGATATTCAAACGCTTGCCATGTGGAACTTCATTGTGGCCGATGCATCCATGTCCGATGAGTTGGCTTATGAGATCACAAAAGCGGTTCTTGAAAATTATGACCGGATGGTGGCAACCCATTCGTCTGCCAAACAAAGCCTTGCAGAGAATATCGCCAAGGATACATTCATTCCTCTGCATCCCGGTGCCGCCCGTTACTATAAGGAAATCGGCGTTGCCATTCCAGAAGCCATCGCTCCTTGA
- a CDS encoding adenylosuccinate lyase family protein: MSLASTAPGLVTNTTGYRRSQQIFGEEGTVDAYLRFEAALAETEGALGVIPREAIDPIVKSCAVDAIDFDSLRQGAAVVGYPIVSLVAQLAEKVGDHGQWVHYGATTQDAMDTALVLQLIEATDAILSDLGPVKERLALLADQHRDTPMPGRTKIQHGVPLSFGYKVAVWLDQIERTGRVLRQAREEVAVLQFGGAVGTLASLGDEGPEVREALARRLGLACPDISWHVSRDRMALLASALGTLAAAFGKMAMDIALMMSTEVRELVEPAMDGRGSSSTMPQKRNPVMCEAIVESARSIQHVPGVLLDAMLQEYERGIGQGYRERVALCDAVSHLAGIVSLSHDLLSGLVVNRDQMQSNLSLTHGLIHSEAIMMFLSRRLGRLEAHHVLQKVARRIEMSNEEIGSVLMDESGIDFPTDLLEATEPVSRADSMIEAVLSNVRP, from the coding sequence ATGAGCCTCGCATCGACCGCTCCCGGACTTGTTACCAATACAACAGGTTATCGCCGCTCCCAGCAAATCTTCGGTGAGGAAGGAACGGTCGATGCGTATCTGCGCTTCGAAGCTGCACTTGCAGAAACAGAAGGTGCCCTTGGGGTCATTCCCAGGGAAGCCATCGATCCGATCGTCAAGAGTTGCGCTGTTGATGCCATTGACTTTGACAGTCTGCGTCAAGGCGCTGCGGTGGTCGGCTATCCGATTGTTTCGCTGGTTGCACAATTGGCCGAAAAGGTCGGCGATCATGGCCAGTGGGTTCATTATGGAGCCACCACTCAAGACGCCATGGACACCGCTCTGGTGCTGCAACTTATCGAAGCCACAGACGCGATATTGAGTGATCTGGGACCGGTCAAGGAGAGACTTGCCTTGCTTGCGGACCAGCACCGCGACACGCCAATGCCGGGGCGGACCAAAATTCAGCATGGCGTCCCGCTGTCATTTGGCTACAAGGTCGCCGTCTGGCTTGATCAGATTGAAAGAACAGGGCGGGTGCTGCGGCAAGCCCGTGAAGAGGTGGCTGTTTTGCAATTTGGCGGGGCGGTGGGCACGCTCGCGTCGCTTGGTGACGAAGGGCCGGAGGTAAGAGAGGCGCTGGCAAGGCGTCTTGGACTTGCCTGTCCGGATATCTCCTGGCATGTCAGCCGGGACAGGATGGCGCTTTTGGCAAGTGCGCTTGGCACCTTGGCGGCAGCCTTTGGCAAAATGGCGATGGATATCGCGCTCATGATGTCAACGGAAGTCAGGGAGCTTGTCGAGCCGGCCATGGATGGGCGGGGAAGCTCGTCTACGATGCCTCAAAAGCGCAATCCGGTTATGTGTGAGGCCATCGTCGAATCTGCACGTTCGATCCAGCATGTTCCCGGCGTCTTGCTTGACGCGATGCTGCAGGAATATGAGCGCGGCATCGGTCAAGGCTATCGAGAGCGGGTTGCGCTTTGCGATGCCGTTTCGCATTTGGCCGGGATTGTGTCTTTGAGCCATGATCTTCTGTCTGGTTTGGTTGTTAATCGCGATCAAATGCAAAGCAATCTAAGCCTGACCCACGGTCTCATTCATTCCGAGGCCATCATGATGTTTCTGTCCAGAAGACTGGGCCGGCTTGAGGCTCACCATGTTTTGCAGAAAGTGGCGCGCCGTATCGAAATGTCCAACGAGGAGATCGGCTCGGTCCTTATGGATGAGAGCGGCATCGATTTCCCGACTGATCTTCTGGAAGCGACGGAGCCGGTTTCCCGCGCAGATTCCATGATCGAAGCGGTCTTAAGCAACGTCAGGCCGTAA
- a CDS encoding Crp/Fnr family transcriptional regulator has product MKTILNTPIAKKLSAFIGLSDHELEILGQLLKKSRKVQVGQDLVKQGETNQAAFILMSGWVCSYKIQADGTRQIVDFQIPGDFLGVRSVLFHTSDHNIEPITEIEVCEILMPGLLATFAQYPRLAMALLWALSRDEAMVVEHLVNIGRRNSAERMAHFLLEMDARLSLIGHGSKAGFSCPLTQPLLADALGLSAVHVNRVLRQLRETGMVTFRDGLVVFDNYDRLVEFADFDSSYLDQAGPLLK; this is encoded by the coding sequence ATGAAGACGATACTGAACACGCCAATCGCAAAGAAGCTAAGCGCTTTCATTGGGTTGTCAGACCACGAACTCGAGATTTTGGGGCAATTGCTCAAAAAGAGCAGAAAAGTACAAGTCGGGCAGGATCTGGTAAAACAGGGCGAGACCAATCAGGCCGCCTTCATTTTGATGAGTGGCTGGGTTTGCTCTTACAAAATTCAGGCTGACGGAACCCGGCAGATCGTTGATTTCCAGATACCCGGTGATTTCCTGGGCGTAAGAAGTGTCCTGTTTCACACCTCCGACCACAACATCGAACCCATAACGGAAATTGAAGTATGTGAAATCTTGATGCCCGGCCTTCTCGCCACCTTTGCTCAATATCCACGGCTTGCCATGGCTCTGCTCTGGGCCCTGTCACGGGATGAAGCCATGGTCGTTGAGCACTTGGTCAATATCGGGCGTCGCAATTCAGCAGAGCGCATGGCCCATTTTCTGCTCGAGATGGATGCCCGTCTTTCCCTCATCGGGCATGGCAGCAAAGCCGGCTTTTCCTGTCCGCTCACTCAGCCACTTCTGGCCGACGCGCTGGGCCTGAGCGCGGTGCATGTCAACCGGGTCTTGAGACAATTGCGCGAAACAGGAATGGTTACATTTCGCGATGGGCTGGTGGTCTTTGACAATTATGATCGCCTTGTCGAATTTGCCGATTTCGACTCATCATATCTCGATCAGGCAGGCCCTCTTTTGAAATAG